The proteins below are encoded in one region of Phyllopteryx taeniolatus isolate TA_2022b chromosome 11, UOR_Ptae_1.2, whole genome shotgun sequence:
- the cbr1 gene encoding carbonyl reductase [NADPH] 1 isoform X1: MRSRAAQKCIQLVVFQQFLGLSPTHSTTISMMSSKVAVVTGGNKGIGLAIVRALCERFRGDIYLTARDEGRGREAVASLSAEGLKVDFHRLDVTDVGSIAVAADFFKRKYGGVDVLVNNAGIAFKVADTTPFATQADVTLRTNYFGTRDVLTHFLPLVKAGGRVVNVSSFVSVRSLNKCGARLRERFRSDDIGEDELTALMERFVELAGKGEHEREGWPQTAYGVSKIGVTTLSMIHARRLSKERPDDQVTERTRSSRNVSRAAIVRLCCSSDPGERVLSRLGAHRHGGPPSPQVSGGRRRHARLLGSASRRRFGASRQVRVGRNGADLVKALVSTFPTTFGHTNQ, from the exons ATGCGCAGTAGGGCTGCGCAGAAGTGCATCCAGCTTGTTGTGTTCCAGCAGTTTCTTGGTCTTTCTCCGACGCACAGCACAACAATTTCAA TGATGTCGAGCAAGGTCGCCGTGGTGACAGGGGGCAACAAAGGCATCGGCTTGGCCATCGTGCGGGCTCTCTGCGAGCGGTTCCGCGGCGACATCTACCTCACCGCCAGAGACGA GGGGCGTGGCCGGGAGGCCGTGGCGTCCTTGAGCGCCGAGGGTCTGAAGGTCGACTTCCATCGGCTGGACGTCACCGACGTCGGCAGTATCGCGGTGGCGGCCGACTTCTTCAAACGCAAGTACGGCGGCGTGGACGTGCTCGTCAATAACGCCGGCATCGCTTTTAAAG TGGCCGACACGACTCCGTTCGCCACGCAGGCCGACGTGACGCTGCGGACCAACTACTTCGGCACGCGGGACGTGCTGACCCACTTCCTGCCGCTCGTCAAAGCTGGAG GCCGCGTGGTGAACGTGTCGAGCTTCGTGAGCGTGCGCAGCCTCAACAAGTGCGGCGCGCGGCTGCGGGAGCGTTTCCGCAGCGACGACATCGGCGAGGACGAGCTGACGGCACTCATGGAACGCTTCGTGGAGCTCGCCGGGAAGGGCGAGCACGAGCGGGAGGGCTGGCCCCAGACGGCCTACGGGGTCTCCAAGATCGGCGTGACG ACGCTGTCCATGATCCACGCGAGGCGTCTGTCCAAGGAGAGGCCGGACGATCAGGTAACAGAACGCACGCGGTCCTCTCGGAACGTCTCACGGGCTGCGATTGTGCGATTGTGCTGCTCGTCAGATCCTGGTGAACGCGTGCTGTCCCGGCTGGGTGCGCACCGACATGGCGGGCCCCCAAGCCCCCAAGTCTCCGGAGGACGGCGCCGTCACGCCCGTCTTCTTGGCTCTGCTTCCCGCCGGCGCTTCGGAGCCTCACGGCAAGTTCGTGTCGGACGAAACGGTGCAGACCTGGTGAAGGCCCTCGTGTCGACTTTTCCAACAACATTTGGGCACACAAATCAATAA
- the cbr1 gene encoding carbonyl reductase [NADPH] 1 isoform X2, which translates to MRSRAAQKCIQLVVFQQFLGLSPTHSTTISMMSSKVAVVTGGNKGIGLAIVRALCERFRGDIYLTARDEGRGREAVASLSAEGLKVDFHRLDVTDVGSIAVAADFFKRKYGGVDVLVNNAGIAFKVADTTPFATQADVTLRTNYFGTRDVLTHFLPLVKAGGRVVNVSSFVSVRSLNKCGARLRERFRSDDIGEDELTALMERFVELAGKGEHEREGWPQTAYGVSKIGVTTLSMIHARRLSKERPDDQILVNACCPGWVRTDMAGPQAPKSPEDGAVTPVFLALLPAGASEPHGKFVSDETVQTW; encoded by the exons ATGCGCAGTAGGGCTGCGCAGAAGTGCATCCAGCTTGTTGTGTTCCAGCAGTTTCTTGGTCTTTCTCCGACGCACAGCACAACAATTTCAA TGATGTCGAGCAAGGTCGCCGTGGTGACAGGGGGCAACAAAGGCATCGGCTTGGCCATCGTGCGGGCTCTCTGCGAGCGGTTCCGCGGCGACATCTACCTCACCGCCAGAGACGA GGGGCGTGGCCGGGAGGCCGTGGCGTCCTTGAGCGCCGAGGGTCTGAAGGTCGACTTCCATCGGCTGGACGTCACCGACGTCGGCAGTATCGCGGTGGCGGCCGACTTCTTCAAACGCAAGTACGGCGGCGTGGACGTGCTCGTCAATAACGCCGGCATCGCTTTTAAAG TGGCCGACACGACTCCGTTCGCCACGCAGGCCGACGTGACGCTGCGGACCAACTACTTCGGCACGCGGGACGTGCTGACCCACTTCCTGCCGCTCGTCAAAGCTGGAG GCCGCGTGGTGAACGTGTCGAGCTTCGTGAGCGTGCGCAGCCTCAACAAGTGCGGCGCGCGGCTGCGGGAGCGTTTCCGCAGCGACGACATCGGCGAGGACGAGCTGACGGCACTCATGGAACGCTTCGTGGAGCTCGCCGGGAAGGGCGAGCACGAGCGGGAGGGCTGGCCCCAGACGGCCTACGGGGTCTCCAAGATCGGCGTGACG ACGCTGTCCATGATCCACGCGAGGCGTCTGTCCAAGGAGAGGCCGGACGATCAG ATCCTGGTGAACGCGTGCTGTCCCGGCTGGGTGCGCACCGACATGGCGGGCCCCCAAGCCCCCAAGTCTCCGGAGGACGGCGCCGTCACGCCCGTCTTCTTGGCTCTGCTTCCCGCCGGCGCTTCGGAGCCTCACGGCAAGTTCGTGTCGGACGAAACGGTGCAGACCTGGTGA